One window from the genome of Diorhabda sublineata isolate icDioSubl1.1 chromosome 10, icDioSubl1.1, whole genome shotgun sequence encodes:
- the LOC130449544 gene encoding uncharacterized protein LOC130449544 isoform X2, which yields MVQPFKPDVPPPPYTKNSSPALPSSSSNGAFSGNEDEKNYYLMMLYRYHNSTNTPQHSHGQNSFSSTDVSKSFPLPPPTHFSPRQPPLPTVPPPLPTVPPPQNPPPPSMLSPPIPIAMNNFHNRMSPLYGHSFSKVHNNFKRKFDGNDAQKKLQKKKKKPLSQVVPQRRDWTMEEAKRALEVEKDCNKRSKRQGLIIKFPDLELNRDIVSNFHTSIESVHFQQPSTARYCFVTLTESADPETVINQLNKIPFGLGYLSAEFKKDREDEQNIKPSDIDPLTLYVGNLAQEVTKDDMEKKYPKRKRIDIGYAKKMKYTRYAFVSFHTVDDAIEAFQNTHSSQMYSKSLIVRFRRLHGTVGMPGEPKQASQRFEVGNSYSTVENCNFTPDVPESDRECSQWDIDISNWAPDNQETKYKRSNTPTSEDDENEELDIKPTQLTTRFRPGSLEVAFSLHKPRQIKEEKIGDELENVQNCTNNLNENYTNEDDGNTDKILQPQSSNSDYNEMEVKNVPVEPEQKAPLVTIKKEKCNNSTISTYDDLRKINNQIRSGILPITLYNNKSPKCVEIKQERYNVKKENEEENNLGFEKEILSCNSKDSNQQSVDKSNSDSRSEIETNNSTADDTNDDCFGWMNIDYASTVIKTEIIDNDQR from the exons GTACCATAACTCAACAAATACACCACAGCATTCTCATGGCCAGAACTCTTTTTCATCAACTGACGTTTCCAAATCTTTTCCTTTACCCCCTCCCACTCATTTTTCTCCACGGCAGCCTCCTTTACCAACTGTACCTCCCCCTTTACCAACCGTACCCCCTCCTCAAAATCCGCCTCCTCCCTCAATGTTGTCACCTCCAATTCCAATTGCAATGAACAATTTTCACAACAGGATGTCTCCTTTATATGGCCATTCTTTTTCTAAAGttcataacaattttaaaagaaaatttgatg GTAACGATGCtcaaaaaaaactacaaaagaaaaagaagaaaccttTGTCTCAAGTAGTACCTCAAAGAAGAGATTGGACTATGGAAGAAGCCAAGAGAGCATTAGAAGTAGAAAAAGACTGCAATAAAAGATCAAAAAGACAAggtttaataattaaatttccagATTTAGAATTGAACAGGGATatagtttcaaattttcacaCTAGCATTGAATCAGTACATTTTCAACAACCGTCTACTGCCAGATATTGCTTTGTTACGTTAACA gAATCGGCCGATCCAGAAACGGTgattaatcaattaaataaaatcccTTTCGGACTTGGATACTTATCAGCCGAATTCAAAAAAGACAGAGAAGACGAACAGAATATTAAACCATCTGATATTGACCCTCTCACATTGTACGTAGGAAATTTAGCACAAGAAGTTACAAAAGATGATATGGAAAAGAAGTATCCCAAAAGGAAACGAATAGATATCGGTTATGCAAAAAAGATGAAGTATACACGATACGCTTTTGTATCGTTTCATACTGTAGATGATGCTATTGAGGCATTTCAGAATACTCATTCATCACAAATGTATTCTAAAAGTCTCATTGTTag ATTTAGACGTCTTCACGGCACAGTTGGAATGCCTGGTGAACCAAAACAAGCGAGTCAACGATTTGAAGTGGGAAACAGTTATAGTACTGTGGAAAACTGTAATTTCACTCCCGATGTTCCTGAAAGTGATAGAGAATGCAGTCAGTGGGATATAGATATATCTAATTGGGCACCAGATAACCAAGAAACGAAATATAAAAG GTCAAATACTCCTACATCTGAAGACGATGAAAATGAGGAACTGGATATAAAACCGACTCAATTAACGACGAGATTCAGGCCGGGATCACTAGAAGTTGCATTTTCTCTCCATAAGCCTAGACAgattaaagaagagaaaatcGGCGACGAACTTGAA aatGTTCAGAACTGTACTAATAAtctcaatgaaaattataccaaTGAAGATGATGGTAACACCGATAAAATATTGCAGCCTCAATCTTCAAACAGTGATTATAATGAAATGGAAGTGAAAAATGTACCTGTTGAACCAGAACAAAAAGCACCATTAGTCAccattaaaaaagaaaagtgtAATAACTCCACCATATCAACCTATGATGATttgaggaaaataaataatcaaattagaTCTGGCATATTACCGATtactttatataataataaatcaccCAAATGTGTAGAAATTAAACAAGAAAGATATAATGttaaaaaagagaatgaagaagaaaataatttgggTTTTGAAAAAGAGATTCTTTCATGTAACAGTAAAGATTCGAATCAACAAAGTGTTGATAAAAGCAATAGTGATAGTAGATCCgaaattgaaacaaacaatTCAACTGCGGATGATACAAATGATGACTGTTTTGGTTGGATGAATATAGATTATGCATCAACTGttattaaaactgaaattattgataacgATCAGAGATAG
- the LOC130449543 gene encoding uncharacterized protein LOC130449543, whose amino-acid sequence MILTKSYKYFLKRSIFVQSYRYNHGYIILVPEIGEDADKDVSLKPNQSLPEFNNITIENCIAAISKQSLEFEAGIKNLENDLKQNPSKDIFKQVFSPLEVLGGSLDKTWGLSKTLYLGNSSLMPTSSYMTIHERARKARASKYNSSVIYNAVKEALSINDKRTNEESRILQKFATEGLLNGLELDSSNKILLIEYLNKLSKEKTLFSQKTEVSTKRFYQTITDPSIVKDFPKQTLKLLSSDPNVPEKGPWKFTLQPCSYVPAMEYCSDREVRWNLWQAFVSRGTKMGDSELTTSLHIEEIRSLRRDLAKLLGFETFADMSMQTKMAKNISEIRSVLLTLREDAKHRQDMEVQQLYQFAVENGHSDSCLELWDVPYWRKKQKQYLYKYDEYDYKPFFPLKNVLNGLFELCHKLFGIQIKKRNNITGWHKDVHFYDVFEVHSSAPVAGFYFDPYDRGQQKLKIENNGWMVAIQNKSQITNTIPLASLIFNFDPPVGNSDSYLNFKEVKSLFFKFGNNLQHLLTRTNYSEVAGLSNVEWDAVDICGYVLSYWLNDQSLINNLSCHKESGEKLPNEMFDALVLSERHMSSLDLCHDLYLSSLDLELHTSKEFWSDIVKELWPQYRSFKLHKLDVHPCSFTQIFSEEWGAAYYCRTWSKMLAADIYSAFDEVKDNEMKIVDVGNRFRDLFLALGGSVHPSQIFREFRGRDPSPKALLSTLSSQK is encoded by the exons ATGATTCTTactaaaagttataaatattttttgaagaggTCAATTTTTGTACAGTCGTACCGTTATAATCATGGATATATCATTCT TGTTCCAGAAATTGGAGAAGATGCAGATAAAGATGTTAGTCTAAAACCAAATCAAAGTTTACctgaattcaataatattacGATTGAAAATTGTATAGCAGCAATATCTAAACAAAGTTTAGAATTTGAAGCGGGAATTAAAAACCtagaaaatgatttgaaacaAAACCCTTCAAAAGATATATTTAAACAAGTTTTTTCACCATTGGAGGTCTTAGGCGGATCTTTAGATAAAACATGGGGCTTATCTAAAACATTATATTTGGGAAATAGTTCATTAATGCCTACTTCAAGTTATATGACTATACACGAACGTGCTAGAAAAGCAAGAGCATCAAAATATAATAGCTCAGTGATATATAATGCAGTAAAAGAAGCTTTAAGTATAAATGACAAAAGAACTAATGAAGAATCcagaatattacaaaaatttgctACTGAGGGTCTATTAAATGGTCTAGAACTAGACTCCAGTAACAAAATTCTATTAATTGAATAtcttaataaattatcaaaagaaaagACTCTATTCAGTCAAAAAACTGAGGTTTCTACTAAGAGATTTTATCAAACCATAACTGATCCTTCAATTgtaaaagattttccaaaacaaactttaaaatTACTCTCTTCTGATCCTAACGTTCCTGAAAAAGGTCCATGGAAATTCACACTTCAGCCCTGTAGTTACGTACCTGCTATGGAATATTGCTCAGATAGAGAAGTACGATGGAACTTATGGCAAGCATTTGTTAGTAGAGGAACTAAAATGGGAGATAGTGAATTGACCACAAGTTTGCACATAGAAGAAATCCGTAGTTTAAGAAGAGATTTGGCCAAATTGTTAGGTTTTGAAACGTTCGCAGATATGTCTATGCAAACCAAAATGGCAAAGAACATTTCAGAAATCAGAAGTGTTTTATTAACATTAAGAGAAGATGCAAAACATCGCCAAGATATGGAAGTCCAACAATTATATCAATTTGCTGTAGAAAATGGGCATTCTGACTCTTGCCTTGAATTATGGGATGTACCATATTGgagaaaaaagcaaaaacaatatttgtataaatatgatGAATATGATTATAAgccattttttccattaaaaaatgtGCTGAATGGATTATTTGAGTTATGCCATAAGCTGTTTggtatacaaattaaaaaaagaaataatatcactGGTTGGCATAAGGATGTACATTTTTATGATGTATTTGAAGTACACAGTAGTGCTCCTGTTGCAGGTTTCTACTTCGATCCATATGATAGAggacaacaaaaattaaaaatagaaaataatggtTGGATGGTAGCAATACAAAACAAAAGTCAAATTACTAATACGATTCCATTAGCTtctttaatattcaattttgatcCACCTGTTGGAAACAGTGActcatatttaaatttcaaagaagtGAAGTCTTTATTCTTCAAGTTCGGAAATAACTTACAGCACTTATTAACCCGTACGAATTATTCTGAAGTAGCTGGATTATCTAATGTTGAATGGGATGCAGTGGATATATGTGGCTACGTTCTTAGTTATTGGTTGAATGATCAAAGTTTGATAAACAATTTATCTTGTCATAAGGAAAGCGGAGAAAAATTACCTAATGAAATGTTTGACGCATTAGTCCTTTCAGAACGACATATGTCTAGTTTAGATTTATGTCatgatttatatttatcttCTTTAGATTTAGAATTGCATACTTCTAAGGAGttttggtcagatattgttaaaGAGCTATGGCCTCAGTATAGAAGTTTCAAACTTCATAAGTTAGATGTTCATCCATGCtctttcactcaaatatttagtGAAGAATGGGGTGCAGCATATTATTGTAGAACTTGGTCCAAAATGTTGGCAGCAGACATATATAGTGCATTTGATGAGGTTAAAgacaatgaaatgaaaattgtagatGTAGGTAATAGATTTCGTGATTTGTTTTTAGCTTTAGGTGGAAGTGTTCATCCAAGTCAAATTTTTAGAGAATTTCGTGGAAGGGACCCTTCACCAAAAGCTTTATTGAGTACTTTGAGttcacaaaaataa
- the LOC130449546 gene encoding uncharacterized protein LOC130449546: MESGEYFESYEDIKIHRLMLEDSARNSAYKEAILNNKHEFMGKVVLDVGAGTGILSVFCAQAGAKTVYAVEASDIYKIAEEIVKENKFENIIKVIHSKVEDAVLPEKVDIIVSEWMGFYLLHESMLDSVIIARDRYLKPGGLMFPESATLYATPCSVPSMNCFWDNVNGVKMSSLGSKLRQQAHQKPLCESLDPEYILSESDTVLWIHLQDLTLEEVKYIESNHIAVARKKGKYEGICLWFSCTFPSKTTEPVELSTEPGEPITHWKQTIIVLPLSLDVEEGSPVAYSLVLKRSSENNRIYNIEVTMLDPSEVEHPEYCLCHMTKCILVRKMFEKYEIENSKK, translated from the exons ATGGAAAGTGGTGAATATTTCGAAAGTTATGAGGATATAAAG ATCCATCGATTGATGTTGGAAGATTCTGCCCGGAACTCTGCATATAAAGAAgcaattttaaataacaaacatGAATTTATGGGTAAGGTAGTTCTAGATGTTGGTGCAGGAACTGGTATTTTATCAGTGTTTTGTGCTCAGGCAGGCGCAAAGACAGTATATGCAGTTGAAGCtagtgatatttataaaattgccGAGGAAATtgtaaaagaaaacaaatttgagAATATTATTAAG GTTATACATTCAAAAGTTGAAGATGCAGTACTTCCTGAAAAAGTTGATATCATAGTTTCAGAGTGGATGGGATTTTATTTACTACATGAATCTATGTTAGACTCTGTTATAATAGCTAGAGACAGATATTTGAAACCCGGTGGTCTTATGTTCCCAGAGTCTGCAACATTGTATGCAACACCTTGCAG CGTGCCATCCATGAACTGCTTCTGGGATAACGTTAATGGAGTTAAAATGTCTTCTTTGGGCTCCAAATTAAGACAACAGGCTCATCAAAAACCACTTTGCGAATCGTTAGATCCAGAATATATACTTTCTGAATCGGATACTGTGCTATGGATACACTTACAAGATCTTACTTTAGAAGAAgttaaatatattgaatcaaATCACATAGCAGTTgcaagaaaaaaaggaaaatatgaag gTATATGTCTGTGGTTTTCTTGTACGTTTCCATCTAAAACTACGGAACCAGTGGAACTTTCGACGGAACCTGGAGAACCTATAACTCATTGGAAACAAACTATTATTGTTTTACCATTAAGTCTAGATGTCGAAGAGGGAAGTCCTGTGGCATATAGTTTAGTCCTTAAAAGATCAAGTGAAAACaatagaatatataatatagaaGTTACGATGCTGGATCCATCTGAAGTGGAACATCCTGAATACTGCTTGTGTCACATGACTAAGTGCATTTTAGTTCGTAAAATGTTTGAaaagtatgaaatagaaaatagtaaaaaataa
- the LOC130449545 gene encoding splicing factor Cactin: protein MPKKSSKKEKYSTSESDSSDSSDNSVKLLEKLTKERIRLAEEKKKRKEYIKSTETLEEKRIRRLLKKQRKERSRKERMGWDNEYLHYTNSDNPFGDGNLLSTFVWQKKLSKEGLKGVSQEEIEDINRMKQEENKRELEKVKKRRLERELERQKREEETQMLQRSKEAAQFEEWERQEDKFHLEQARLRSHIRIQDGRAKPIDLLAKYISAEEEVDAVEMHEPYTYLNGLQIKDLEDLVEDIKVYKELERGKNLDYWNDITVIVEDELQKLRKLEKNTFDSGLNRREGIHQSVANDVTSVFKGKTAAQLAALEKNIENKINGKADGIDIGYWESLLSQLKAHMARARLRDRHQESLKRKLQVLKAEQSISTINSNEAQSSEIQNTSTSEDTQPGPSQDNEKGDGDVEQNPEDVVNTWLNECFHAYQAGGYSPKFLTPDEIEPGTIVVMEEDDNKRLEFARLQVVGKGKKVENVITKEELMLQKEARKGMDADEAQFSVEQSLDSQVYLWSDKYRPRKPRYFNRVHTGFEWNKYNQTHYDMDNPPPKIVQGYKFNIFYPDLITKNTTPEYYLSPCPDNKEFAILRFHAGPPYEDIAFKIVNREWEYSYKRGFRCQFHNNIFQLWFHFKRYRYRR from the exons ATGCCTAAGAAATcttcgaaaaaagaaaaatattccacTTCTGAATCTGACAGCAGTGATAGTTCAGATAATTCGGTAAAACTGttggaaaaattaacaaaagaaaGGATTAGACTTGCAGAGGAAAAGAAAAAGCGTAAAGAATACATTAAATCAACCGAAACTCTAGAGGAAAAAAGAATAAGACGTCTTTTGAAAAAACAACGCAAGGAAAGGTCTAGAAAGGAAAGAATGGGATGGgataatgaatatttacattataCAAATAGTGATAATCCATTTGGAGATGGTAATTTGTTGTCCACTTTTGTGTGgcaaaaaaaactatcaaaagaaGGGTTAAAAG GTGTTAGTCAGgaagaaattgaagatataaACAGGATGAAACAAGAAGAAAACAAACGAGAACTGGAGAAAGTGAAAAAAAGACGTTTAGAAAGGGAGTTAGAAAGacaaaaaagagaagaagaaacacAAATGCTTCAAAGGAGCAAAGAAGCAGCACAATTTGAAGAATGGGAAAGACAAGAAGATAAATTCCATTTAGAACAGGCTAGATTGAGATCTCATATAAGAATTCAAGATGGTAGAGCTAAGCCAATAGATTTATTAGCCAAATATATCAGTGCAGAGGAAGAGGTTGATGCTGTAGAAATGCATGAGCCATATACTTATCTAAATGGACTGCAAATAAAAGATTTAGAGGATTTAGTGGAAGATATAAAGGTTTATAAAGAACTGGAAAGGGGAAAAAACTTGGATTATTGGAATGATATTACAGTAATAGTAGAAGATGAATTGcaaaaactgagaaaattagaaaagaacACTTTTGATTCAGGATTGAATAGGAGAGAAGGTATCCATCAATCTGTGGCCAATGATGTTACCTCAGTTTTTAAGG GGAAAACAGCTGCACAATTAGCTGCactggaaaaaaatattgagaacaaaattaatggaaaagCTGATGGTATTGATATTGGATATTGGGAATCTCTATTATCACAATTAAAAGCTCACATGGCAAGAGCTCGATTAAGGGATAGGCATCAAGAAAGCttaaaaagaaaacttcaaGTATTGAAAGCCGAACAGTCAATTAGTACTATTAATTCTAATGAAGCTCAATCTAGTGAGATTCAAAATACATCCACATCAGAAGATACCCAACCAGGACCATCTCAAGATAATGAA aaaggAGATGGTGATGTGGAGCAAAACCCAGAAGATGTAGTAAATACATGGTTAAATGAATGTTTCCACGCTTATCAAGCTGGTGGGTATAGTCCCAAATTTTTAACTCCCGATGAAATAGAACCTGGCACTATTGTAGTTATGGAAGAAGATGATAACAAACGATTGGAATTTGCTAGATTACAG GTCGTTGGTAAGggaaaaaaagtggaaaatgttATTACCAAAGAAGAATTGATGCTCCAAAAAGAAGCTCGCAAAGGTATGGATGCGGATGAAGCTCAGTTTTCAGTAGAACAATCTTTAGATAGTCAAGTATACCTTTGGTCGGATAAATACCGTCCCAGAAAACCTAGGTACTTCAATAGGGTACACACAGGTTTTGAATGGAACAAATATAATCAAACTCATTACGACATGGATAATCCACCACCGAAAATTGTTCAAGGAtacaaattcaatatattttatccagatctaataacaaaaaatactacCCCGGAGTATTACTTATCCCCTTGTCCTGATAATAAAGAATTTGCAATCTTGAGGTTTCATGCTGGTCCGCCATATGAGGACATTGCTTTCAAAATAGTCAACAGAGAATGGGAATATTCTTATAAGAGAGGTTTTAGATGCCAGtttcacaataatatttttcagctTTGGTTTCACTTCAAAAGGTACAGATATAGAAGATAA